The proteins below come from a single Arthrobacter sp. B1I2 genomic window:
- a CDS encoding purine-cytosine permease family protein, with the protein MIPLVLVILMYVGFASTGTVLSGQAINLMLGVDVPAVGILLFGAATALLAILGYKYIHALGRIATVLGLAGFLYLTLAVATKFDVTQLMMGKGFEWPTFLTAVALGAGWQLTFGPYVADYSRYLPADTSERKTFWYTFAGSVGGAQWAMTLGALAGGLSAAKLGGDFLKNQVGYMGDLAGGGLIAVFIYLMIVTGKLTVNCLNAYGAFMCGVTISTAVNRRDTVSKAVRIAFIVAVIGASVLIALFASKDFLNLFKNFVLLLLMVFTPWSVINLVDYYKISRDRLDIPALYNPDGRYGRWNAAALVSYGTGVVIQIPFLAQALYTGPVTKLLGGADISWLVGIVATLAIYYPWAKATNRAPAQTIYPGSPVEVPAAAAVKG; encoded by the coding sequence GTGATTCCGCTGGTGCTGGTCATCCTGATGTACGTCGGGTTCGCCTCCACGGGCACGGTCCTCTCGGGGCAGGCGATCAACCTCATGCTGGGAGTGGACGTTCCCGCCGTCGGAATCCTCCTCTTCGGCGCCGCAACAGCGCTGCTCGCCATCCTGGGATACAAATACATCCACGCGCTGGGGCGCATCGCCACCGTGCTGGGCCTGGCCGGCTTCCTGTACCTGACGCTGGCCGTTGCCACGAAGTTCGACGTCACCCAGCTGATGATGGGCAAGGGCTTTGAATGGCCCACGTTCCTCACGGCCGTTGCCCTTGGCGCCGGCTGGCAGCTCACCTTCGGCCCCTATGTTGCCGATTACTCCCGCTACCTGCCCGCGGACACCTCGGAACGGAAGACCTTCTGGTACACCTTCGCCGGCTCTGTTGGCGGGGCCCAGTGGGCCATGACGCTGGGCGCTTTGGCCGGCGGGCTCTCCGCCGCCAAGCTGGGCGGGGACTTCCTGAAGAACCAGGTGGGCTACATGGGCGATCTCGCCGGCGGCGGGCTGATCGCCGTCTTCATCTACCTGATGATCGTCACCGGCAAGCTGACGGTCAACTGCCTGAATGCCTACGGCGCCTTCATGTGCGGCGTGACCATCAGCACCGCCGTCAACCGGAGGGACACCGTCTCCAAGGCCGTCCGGATTGCCTTCATCGTGGCGGTGATAGGCGCCAGCGTGCTCATCGCGTTGTTCGCCAGCAAGGACTTCCTGAATTTGTTCAAGAACTTCGTCCTCCTGCTGCTCATGGTGTTCACGCCATGGTCCGTGATCAACCTGGTGGACTACTACAAGATCTCCCGGGACCGCCTGGACATCCCCGCCCTCTACAACCCGGACGGCCGTTACGGCCGCTGGAACGCTGCCGCCCTGGTCTCCTATGGAACCGGCGTCGTCATCCAGATCCCGTTCCTGGCGCAGGCGTTGTACACGGGCCCCGTCACCAAACTGCTGGGCGGCGCGGACATCTCCTGGCTCGTGGGGATCGTTGCCACGCTGGCCATCTACTACCCGTGGGCCAAGGCCACCAACCGTGCCCCGGCGCAGACCATCTACCCGGGAAGCCCGGTTGAGGTGCCGGCGGCCGCGGCCGTGAAGGGATAG
- a CDS encoding DUF4190 domain-containing protein, producing the protein MSNQPSQEPDHQRDDSPWPSYQPPAQYGQGSPYGQPQYGQQQYNPAQYNNGQHNNAQYGQPQYGQPQYFGQPSYYGRPVEPKTLSIASMVCGIASVIMGWLLLPQLAAIITGHLALRREPSGRGMSITGLVLGYLCLLGYGAVWLLLIIGLAVAGTAGSNTGTF; encoded by the coding sequence ATGAGCAACCAGCCATCCCAGGAACCTGACCACCAGCGGGACGATTCGCCGTGGCCCAGCTACCAGCCGCCCGCCCAGTACGGGCAGGGGTCCCCCTATGGGCAACCCCAATACGGCCAGCAACAATACAACCCAGCCCAGTACAACAATGGTCAGCACAACAATGCCCAGTACGGGCAGCCGCAGTACGGGCAGCCGCAATACTTTGGCCAGCCGTCCTACTATGGGCGGCCGGTGGAACCGAAGACCCTGAGCATCGCGAGCATGGTCTGCGGCATTGCCTCAGTCATCATGGGCTGGCTGTTGCTTCCGCAGCTGGCAGCCATCATCACCGGCCACCTGGCCCTCCGCCGCGAACCCTCCGGCAGGGGGATGTCCATCACCGGCCTGGTGCTGGGTTACCTGTGCCTGCTGGGGTATGGGGCCGTCTGGCTGCTGCTCATCATAGGTCTGGCCGTTGCCGGCACTGCCGGCTCGAACACGGGCACTTTCTAG
- a CDS encoding LysE/ArgO family amino acid transporter, producing MLTGMALIVAIGAQNAFVLRQGIRREHIGAVVAVCMAGDAVLIVGGTAGIGAVVARFPEALEVLRWAGAAYLLWFAARSFMAAAKPSALAEQAPRSKNSVLATTAALTFLNPHVYLDTVVLLGSLANQQGADLRWIFAAGAVAGSVLWFSALGYGARALAGVLSSPRTWRWIDAAIGVLMLVLAIRLVLH from the coding sequence ATGCTCACCGGTATGGCGCTGATCGTCGCGATCGGTGCCCAGAATGCCTTCGTGCTCCGCCAGGGCATCCGGCGGGAGCACATCGGTGCGGTGGTGGCCGTCTGCATGGCCGGCGACGCCGTGCTCATCGTGGGTGGCACGGCGGGCATCGGGGCTGTGGTCGCCCGGTTCCCCGAGGCGCTGGAAGTGCTGCGTTGGGCGGGAGCCGCCTATCTGCTGTGGTTTGCGGCGCGGTCCTTCATGGCAGCGGCGAAACCCTCGGCCCTGGCGGAGCAGGCGCCCAGGTCGAAGAACTCGGTGCTGGCCACCACGGCCGCCCTGACCTTCCTGAACCCGCATGTCTACCTGGACACCGTGGTGCTGCTGGGCAGCCTTGCCAACCAGCAGGGTGCCGATCTGCGGTGGATCTTCGCCGCAGGCGCAGTCGCCGGAAGCGTGCTGTGGTTCTCCGCCCTGGGGTACGGGGCACGGGCGCTGGCAGGAGTGCTCAGCAGTCCCCGCACCTGGCGCTGGATTGATGCTGCCATCGGCGTGCTGATGCTGGTCCTGGCCATCCGCCTGGTCCTGCACTGA
- a CDS encoding LysR family transcriptional regulator ArgP: MNLEHLKALVAVIDEGTFEAAADLLGITPSAVSQRIKALEASTGQVLVRRRLPCTATDAGALLLRMARQVQVLEAETSAALGSGSSARAHLPVAVNADSLATWFVPVLHQAAGWEDSALDLHVEDQGYSSQLLRDGEVMGAVTSDPVPVSGCRVELLGSMRYVPVASPRLRRRFATMGSVDWAAMPVLKFNTKDNLQQQLLTGKSVRQLPPTHTVPSSQGFLAAVKAGLGWGMIPELQLTDELESGALVRLENGAPQDVALYWQAWTLDSERLNRITAAVRVAAEDRLRPGAAREASGPSRAGYRRQK, translated from the coding sequence ATGAACCTTGAGCACCTAAAAGCGCTGGTGGCTGTTATTGACGAAGGCACGTTCGAGGCCGCGGCGGACCTGCTCGGCATTACGCCGTCCGCGGTGAGCCAGCGGATCAAGGCCCTGGAAGCTTCGACAGGCCAGGTGCTGGTGCGCCGACGGCTACCGTGTACGGCTACCGACGCCGGTGCCCTGCTGCTGCGGATGGCCCGCCAGGTGCAGGTGCTGGAGGCGGAAACCTCGGCAGCCCTGGGCTCCGGGTCGTCTGCCCGGGCCCACCTGCCGGTGGCCGTCAACGCGGATTCGCTGGCCACCTGGTTTGTCCCGGTCCTGCACCAGGCCGCCGGGTGGGAGGACTCGGCCCTGGATCTCCACGTGGAGGACCAGGGATACAGCAGCCAGCTGCTCCGCGACGGCGAGGTGATGGGCGCGGTGACCTCGGATCCTGTCCCGGTGAGCGGATGCAGGGTGGAACTCCTGGGGTCCATGCGGTACGTCCCGGTAGCCTCCCCCCGGTTGCGCCGCAGATTTGCCACCATGGGCAGCGTGGACTGGGCGGCGATGCCGGTCCTGAAATTCAACACGAAAGACAACCTGCAGCAGCAGCTTCTTACCGGGAAGAGTGTGCGGCAGCTCCCTCCCACGCATACCGTCCCTTCGTCCCAGGGATTCCTGGCGGCCGTCAAAGCCGGCCTGGGCTGGGGAATGATTCCGGAGCTCCAGCTCACGGATGAGCTGGAATCCGGCGCCCTGGTCCGGCTCGAAAACGGTGCCCCTCAGGACGTGGCCCTCTACTGGCAGGCCTGGACCCTAGACTCGGAACGGCTCAACCGGATCACCGCCGCAGTCCGCGTGGCCGCCGAAGACCGGTTGCGGCCCGGAGCTGCCCGGGAGGCTAGCGGCCCAAGTAGGGCAGGATATAGACGGCAAAAATGA
- a CDS encoding nuclease-related domain-containing protein, with protein MGAGDGAAEQSRLAAERVARLKRQLDQAERSTKAWDTGAVGERVVADKLSELVPRGWYVLHDVHWPGRPKANLDHVLVGPGGVVVVDSKNWTGEVRVASGVLWQGRFARTQAVEGALAQCAAVASVLAPPHRRLVRPLICMASQPDLFGVTDSDVAVAGSQRVVGAIEALPAVLDQQTVVGLYAHLGQQLTHEQEPGITALRSVRPGTVVRPAGALPPRGPAATPREKPGSADGTGRSQSASRHPAGRALPPKGTKAGQPGLQRAGTPAGPRTGASAGSARRGRNGKAQQHGGTSGGKLALLAAFVIFAVYILPYLGR; from the coding sequence ATGGGGGCAGGAGACGGGGCAGCGGAGCAGTCCAGGCTGGCTGCCGAGCGCGTTGCGAGGCTGAAGCGCCAACTCGACCAGGCCGAACGTTCCACGAAGGCGTGGGATACCGGCGCCGTGGGGGAGCGGGTGGTGGCCGACAAACTCAGCGAACTGGTCCCGCGCGGCTGGTATGTGCTGCACGATGTCCACTGGCCCGGCCGGCCCAAAGCGAACCTTGACCACGTCCTGGTGGGCCCCGGCGGTGTGGTGGTGGTTGATTCGAAGAACTGGACCGGCGAGGTGCGGGTGGCCTCCGGCGTACTGTGGCAGGGCCGGTTCGCGCGGACCCAGGCAGTGGAAGGTGCCCTGGCCCAGTGCGCTGCCGTGGCCTCGGTTCTGGCCCCGCCGCACCGCCGCCTGGTGCGTCCACTCATCTGCATGGCCTCGCAGCCGGACCTTTTTGGGGTGACGGACTCAGACGTTGCCGTGGCGGGTTCCCAGCGGGTGGTGGGGGCCATCGAGGCGCTGCCGGCAGTGCTCGACCAGCAAACGGTCGTGGGCCTGTACGCGCACCTGGGCCAGCAGCTCACCCATGAGCAGGAGCCCGGCATCACCGCCCTGCGCAGCGTGCGCCCCGGAACCGTGGTCCGCCCGGCCGGGGCGCTGCCGCCCCGGGGCCCTGCAGCAACTCCGCGGGAGAAGCCCGGGTCCGCCGACGGCACGGGCCGCAGCCAAAGCGCGTCGCGTCACCCCGCGGGGCGTGCCCTGCCCCCAAAGGGGACGAAGGCCGGACAGCCCGGACTGCAGAGGGCAGGAACGCCGGCAGGACCGCGGACAGGGGCGTCGGCAGGATCGGCGCGCCGCGGCCGGAACGGCAAAGCGCAGCAGCACGGCGGTACCAGCGGAGGGAAGCTTGCCCTGCTGGCGGCCTTCGTCATTTTTGCCGTCTATATCCTGCCCTACTTGGGCCGCTAG
- the pgm gene encoding phosphoglucomutase (alpha-D-glucose-1,6-bisphosphate-dependent), which produces MASRAGTVAQPQDLVDITALLDAYYDVAPDLGDPGQRVVFGTSGHRGSSLKASFNEQHIVAITQAIVEYRAAQGVTGPLFLAKDTHALSEPAQNSALEVLAANGVQVLVDARHGYTPTPALSHAILTYNRKAAPGAPQADGIVVTPSHNPPGDGGFKYNPPHGGPADSDATGWIANRANELLENGLRGVKRIPLADAQAADSTGKFDFLSSYVDDLPSVLNLDAIRNAGVRIGADPMGGASVDYWGEIGERHHLDLTVVNPTVDPQWAFMTLDWDEKIRMDCSSPSAMASLIQRMADAASSGQPAFDVATGNDADADRHGIVTPDGGLMNPNHYLAVAIDYLYRNRSGWNPASVVGKTLVSSSIIDRVAESLGRKLVEVPVGFKWFVPGLLSGEGAFGGEESAGASFNKLDGSVWTTDKDGILLALLASEITAVTGKSPSQLYKGLTDQFGAPVYARIDAAATREQKAALGKLSPSDVTATELAGETITAKLTEAPGNGAPIGGLKVVTENAWFAARPSGTEDVYKIYAESFKGEEHLKQVQAEAKALVDSVIA; this is translated from the coding sequence ATGGCTAGCCGCGCGGGCACAGTTGCCCAACCCCAGGACCTTGTTGACATCACTGCGCTCCTTGACGCGTATTACGACGTTGCGCCGGACCTGGGGGACCCCGGCCAGCGCGTAGTGTTCGGCACCTCGGGGCACCGGGGTTCCAGCCTCAAGGCGTCGTTTAACGAACAGCACATCGTGGCCATCACCCAGGCAATCGTGGAATACCGCGCGGCGCAGGGTGTCACCGGCCCGCTGTTCCTGGCCAAGGACACCCACGCACTGAGCGAGCCCGCGCAGAACTCCGCCCTGGAGGTGCTCGCCGCCAACGGCGTCCAGGTCCTCGTCGATGCCAGGCACGGCTATACCCCCACCCCGGCACTGAGCCATGCCATCCTCACCTACAACCGGAAAGCTGCGCCGGGAGCCCCGCAGGCAGACGGCATCGTGGTGACTCCCAGCCACAACCCGCCGGGTGACGGCGGTTTCAAGTACAACCCGCCGCACGGCGGCCCGGCGGACTCCGACGCCACCGGCTGGATCGCCAACCGGGCCAACGAACTGCTTGAGAACGGCCTTCGCGGTGTGAAGCGGATCCCGCTGGCCGACGCCCAGGCCGCGGACAGCACCGGCAAGTTCGATTTTCTGAGCAGCTATGTGGACGACCTTCCGTCCGTCCTGAACCTGGACGCCATCCGCAATGCCGGGGTCCGGATCGGTGCCGACCCCATGGGTGGCGCGTCCGTGGACTACTGGGGCGAGATCGGCGAGCGCCACCACCTGGACCTCACCGTGGTGAACCCCACGGTGGACCCGCAGTGGGCCTTCATGACCCTGGACTGGGACGAAAAGATCCGCATGGACTGCTCCTCGCCGTCGGCCATGGCGTCGCTGATCCAGCGCATGGCGGACGCCGCTTCGTCCGGCCAGCCCGCCTTTGATGTGGCCACGGGCAACGACGCCGACGCCGACCGGCACGGCATCGTCACCCCCGATGGCGGGCTCATGAATCCCAACCACTACCTGGCCGTCGCCATCGACTACCTCTACCGCAACCGCAGCGGCTGGAACCCGGCCTCGGTGGTCGGCAAGACCCTGGTGTCCTCCTCGATCATCGACCGCGTGGCCGAAAGCCTGGGCCGGAAGCTGGTGGAGGTCCCGGTGGGCTTCAAGTGGTTCGTGCCCGGCCTGCTCTCCGGTGAGGGCGCGTTCGGCGGCGAGGAATCCGCCGGGGCGTCCTTCAACAAGCTGGACGGCAGCGTGTGGACCACGGACAAGGACGGCATCCTGCTGGCCCTGCTGGCCTCCGAGATCACCGCGGTCACCGGCAAGTCCCCGTCCCAGCTGTACAAGGGCCTGACGGACCAGTTCGGCGCCCCGGTCTACGCCCGGATCGACGCCGCCGCCACGCGCGAGCAGAAGGCGGCACTTGGCAAGCTGTCGCCGTCGGACGTCACGGCCACGGAACTGGCGGGCGAGACGATCACTGCCAAGCTCACCGAAGCCCCCGGCAACGGCGCGCCCATCGGCGGCCTGAAGGTGGTGACCGAGAACGCCTGGTTCGCGGCCCGCCCGTCCGGCACGGAGGACGTTTACAAGATCTACGCCGAGTCCTTCAAGGGCGAGGAGCACCTGAAGCAGGTGCAGGCGGAGGCCAAGGCGCTGGTGGACAGCGTCATCGCCTAG
- a CDS encoding 2'-5' RNA ligase family protein, whose product MRNLIFVVFVEPVADCQVFPRTEWPLHITLVRFDAGSTDGADVAESIAGLADPPAAAALGTMLTVGADAAFGRNGSVPVNLVEPHPALQELHERLVQVVADAGGTILTPHHTLSGYRPHVSHQAGAHQAPSGPGGKRLRQGDAVVLDRIALVDMAPGGDHTIRRVLRLWSREGGR is encoded by the coding sequence ATGCGGAACCTGATCTTCGTGGTGTTCGTGGAGCCGGTGGCTGATTGCCAGGTTTTTCCGCGGACGGAGTGGCCGCTGCACATCACCCTTGTGAGGTTCGACGCCGGCAGTACAGACGGTGCGGACGTCGCCGAAAGCATCGCCGGCTTAGCGGACCCGCCGGCCGCGGCAGCGCTCGGCACCATGCTCACGGTCGGGGCGGACGCAGCTTTTGGCCGCAACGGATCTGTCCCCGTCAATCTGGTGGAACCGCACCCCGCACTGCAGGAACTGCATGAGCGGCTGGTGCAGGTGGTGGCGGACGCAGGCGGCACGATCCTCACACCGCACCACACGTTGTCCGGCTACCGGCCGCACGTCTCCCACCAGGCCGGCGCCCACCAAGCCCCGTCGGGGCCCGGCGGAAAGCGACTCCGCCAGGGCGACGCCGTCGTGCTTGACCGCATCGCCCTGGTGGATATGGCTCCAGGCGGCGACCACACCATCAGGCGTGTCCTCCGGCTGTGGAGCCGTGAGGGCGGACGCTAG
- a CDS encoding malonic semialdehyde reductase yields the protein MTIAHEEAVIDSAAVDAIFAQARTANSFTGEVTEEQAQAIYELTKFGPTAFNSQPLRVTYVRSPEARATLVDALSRGNQAKTASAPLVAILSFDTDWAGKWDEFLPGYNAPKAMYDADPALAAATGNNNAHLQAGYFILAVRSLGFAAGPMTGADFDAIDAAFFPAGNQKSFLVVNIGQPGQDAWGEAKPKFSYDEAVRTV from the coding sequence TTGACCATTGCCCATGAAGAAGCGGTTATCGATTCGGCAGCCGTGGACGCCATCTTCGCCCAGGCCCGCACTGCCAACTCGTTCACCGGCGAGGTGACCGAGGAGCAGGCCCAGGCTATTTACGAGCTCACCAAGTTCGGCCCCACCGCCTTCAACTCCCAGCCGTTGCGCGTCACCTACGTCCGCTCACCCGAAGCCCGCGCCACCCTGGTGGACGCGCTGTCCCGCGGCAACCAGGCCAAGACGGCGTCGGCTCCGCTCGTGGCCATCCTCAGCTTCGACACCGACTGGGCCGGCAAGTGGGATGAGTTCCTGCCCGGCTACAACGCCCCCAAGGCCATGTACGACGCCGACCCCGCCCTGGCCGCTGCCACCGGCAACAACAATGCACACCTCCAGGCCGGCTACTTCATCCTGGCAGTCCGCTCGCTCGGTTTCGCCGCCGGCCCCATGACCGGCGCTGACTTCGACGCGATCGATGCCGCCTTCTTCCCCGCCGGCAACCAGAAGAGCTTCCTGGTGGTCAACATCGGCCAGCCCGGTCAGGACGCCTGGGGCGAGGCCAAGCCCAAGTTCTCCTACGACGAGGCCGTCCGCACCGTCTAA
- a CDS encoding uracil-xanthine permease family protein, translating to MSMLGIKWKLHGTGKTIKPGQVVAPDERLAWPLTIGVGMQHVVAMFGATFLVPIITGMPPATTLFFSGIGTLLFLVVTKGRVPSYLGSSFAFIAPITASQAQFGIPGALGGVVLAGATLALVGAVVQKFGAGWINRLMPPIVTGAIVALIGLNLAPAAKQNFDAGPITALVTLATIILVSVLFRGILGRLSILVGVVVGYLVAMLRGEVKYDKMDAAAWVGLPHFQTPEFHIGVLGLFVPVVLVLVAENIGHVKSVAAMTGHNLDGVSGRALMADGAATVLAGFGGGSGTTTYAENIGVMAATKVYSTAAYWVAGMFAILLSFSPKFGELIATVPAGVLGGAATMLYGMIGILGVKIWVQNKVNFSNPVNLTTAAVALIIGIADYTWTIGDLKFTGIALGSAAALVIYHGMKAIAKARGTVAEPETEQGVLPPAAKAAMKAAAKRSPKKR from the coding sequence ATGAGCATGCTCGGAATCAAATGGAAGCTGCACGGCACCGGCAAAACCATCAAGCCCGGCCAGGTGGTGGCCCCGGATGAGCGTCTGGCATGGCCCCTGACCATCGGCGTGGGCATGCAGCACGTGGTGGCCATGTTCGGCGCCACCTTCCTGGTTCCCATCATCACCGGGATGCCGCCCGCCACCACGCTGTTCTTCTCGGGGATCGGCACGCTGCTGTTCCTGGTGGTCACCAAGGGCCGGGTGCCCAGCTACCTTGGCTCGAGCTTTGCCTTCATCGCGCCCATCACCGCCTCGCAGGCGCAGTTCGGCATCCCCGGCGCCCTGGGCGGCGTCGTGCTGGCCGGCGCCACCCTGGCCCTGGTGGGTGCCGTAGTGCAGAAGTTCGGCGCGGGCTGGATCAACCGGCTGATGCCGCCCATCGTCACCGGCGCCATCGTGGCGCTGATCGGCCTGAACCTTGCCCCGGCGGCCAAGCAGAACTTCGACGCCGGCCCCATCACCGCCCTCGTCACACTGGCCACCATCATCCTGGTCAGCGTCCTGTTCCGCGGGATCCTGGGCCGGCTCAGCATCCTGGTGGGCGTGGTGGTGGGCTATCTGGTGGCCATGCTCCGCGGCGAGGTGAAATACGACAAGATGGACGCTGCAGCCTGGGTGGGCCTGCCGCATTTCCAGACCCCCGAGTTCCACATCGGCGTCCTGGGCCTGTTTGTCCCGGTGGTCCTGGTCCTGGTGGCGGAGAACATCGGCCACGTGAAGTCCGTTGCCGCGATGACGGGGCATAACCTCGACGGCGTCTCCGGACGTGCGCTGATGGCTGACGGTGCGGCCACCGTGCTGGCCGGCTTCGGCGGCGGATCGGGCACCACCACCTACGCGGAGAACATCGGCGTCATGGCCGCCACCAAGGTGTATTCGACGGCGGCCTACTGGGTGGCGGGCATGTTCGCCATCCTGCTCAGCTTCTCGCCGAAGTTCGGCGAACTGATCGCCACCGTCCCGGCCGGTGTGCTGGGCGGCGCCGCCACCATGCTGTACGGCATGATCGGCATCCTGGGCGTGAAGATCTGGGTGCAGAACAAGGTGAATTTTTCCAACCCGGTCAACCTGACCACCGCCGCCGTCGCCCTCATCATCGGCATCGCCGACTACACGTGGACCATCGGTGACCTGAAGTTCACCGGGATTGCCCTGGGTTCCGCCGCCGCCCTGGTGATCTACCACGGCATGAAGGCCATTGCGAAGGCACGCGGAACGGTGGCCGAACCCGAAACCGAACAGGGCGTGCTGCCGCCCGCGGCCAAGGCCGCCATGAAGGCCGCGGCGAAGCGTTCACCTAAAAAGCGCTAA
- a CDS encoding GDSL-type esterase/lipase family protein, with product MTVEKQELRLITEGLGRHPWRRFVALGDSYTEGIGDPEPHSLGGLRGWADRVAEELAEGQQDFAYANLAIRGLLLRQILDGQLAPALALKPDLIAMSGGGNDIIFRHGDPDKLAEKIDEAVGILAATGATVLLYAGPDWGNTPVFGKIRGRVAIYNEHLHRIGARHGAIMVDLWCLPELHHALMWDLDRLHLSPLGHHSVAVATLNALGVPHTLKPLQPRPLPAHGWTQARAEDLVWAKQYFVPWVLRQIRPHPGDDELAAKRPQPGPVSGLGRPGPFPPGHPAARTPGPVAGYEPQPGMDPGLGTGRVA from the coding sequence ATGACCGTCGAGAAGCAGGAGCTGCGGTTAATCACGGAAGGACTGGGCAGGCACCCCTGGCGCCGGTTCGTTGCGCTGGGGGACTCCTACACGGAAGGAATTGGCGACCCCGAACCGCACAGCCTGGGCGGGCTCCGGGGCTGGGCGGACCGGGTTGCAGAGGAGCTGGCCGAAGGCCAGCAGGACTTCGCCTATGCCAACCTGGCCATTCGCGGCTTGCTGCTGCGGCAGATCCTTGACGGGCAGCTGGCACCGGCCCTGGCGCTGAAACCCGACCTGATCGCCATGTCCGGCGGCGGCAATGACATCATTTTCCGCCACGGCGACCCGGACAAGCTCGCAGAAAAAATCGACGAGGCCGTGGGCATCCTGGCTGCAACCGGTGCCACCGTGCTGCTGTACGCCGGTCCCGACTGGGGCAACACGCCGGTGTTCGGCAAGATCCGCGGGCGCGTGGCGATCTACAACGAACATCTCCACAGGATCGGGGCCCGCCACGGTGCCATCATGGTTGACCTCTGGTGCCTGCCGGAGCTGCATCATGCCCTGATGTGGGATCTGGACCGGCTGCACCTGTCCCCGCTGGGCCATCACTCGGTGGCCGTGGCCACCCTCAACGCCCTGGGCGTACCTCACACGCTCAAGCCGCTGCAGCCCCGGCCACTGCCGGCCCATGGGTGGACGCAGGCCCGGGCCGAGGACCTCGTCTGGGCGAAGCAGTACTTCGTGCCGTGGGTGCTGAGGCAGATACGGCCGCACCCGGGCGACGACGAATTGGCGGCGAAGAGGCCGCAGCCTGGACCGGTCTCCGGTCTCGGCCGTCCCGGTCCCTTCCCGCCCGGACACCCGGCAGCCAGGACGCCAGGCCCTGTCGCCGGCTATGAGCCACAGCCGGGAATGGACCCGGGCCTGGGAACCGGGAGGGTGGCTTAG
- a CDS encoding GAF domain-containing protein translates to MAADPTEQVGWGPLPVSPEPVFDSKDVEGYLWEVTYDLMVDIKGEHRGIGWAATLIRRGVGRTIAASTEQAGEANREQCSFADGPLMEALRSGELVLVSDLSRDRRWPGYSSVAAGHGVQSLLSVPILTEGGTSAAINLYAPSPHAFTSDDLVRSQSYSRQVARALHVVLRVAERAETTAGLAVVQSSLVLVDLAVRSLMNEYGLTREGALRFLQTQALHHELDLREAALSVVVPGGIRGPGQPSGLRQETYDGVAELPRPSAAGRDFPTGTSPREDAAAGTEPPPAAEGRTA, encoded by the coding sequence ATGGCCGCTGATCCCACGGAGCAGGTTGGCTGGGGACCGCTTCCAGTTTCCCCGGAGCCGGTTTTCGACAGCAAGGATGTCGAAGGCTACCTCTGGGAAGTCACCTATGACCTGATGGTGGACATCAAGGGTGAACACCGCGGCATCGGCTGGGCCGCCACCCTGATCCGCCGTGGCGTGGGGCGCACCATTGCGGCCAGCACCGAGCAGGCCGGCGAGGCCAACCGGGAACAGTGCTCGTTTGCCGACGGGCCCCTCATGGAAGCCCTGCGCAGCGGCGAGCTTGTCCTGGTTTCCGACCTCAGCCGCGACCGGCGCTGGCCAGGGTATTCCAGTGTGGCAGCGGGCCACGGCGTGCAGTCCCTGCTCTCTGTCCCCATCCTCACCGAAGGCGGGACCAGTGCCGCCATCAATCTTTACGCGCCGTCGCCTCACGCCTTCACCAGTGACGACCTGGTGCGCAGCCAAAGCTATTCCCGCCAGGTGGCGCGGGCCCTGCATGTTGTGCTCCGGGTGGCCGAGCGCGCGGAAACAACGGCGGGTCTCGCCGTCGTCCAAAGTTCCCTGGTCCTGGTGGACCTCGCTGTCCGCAGCCTGATGAACGAATACGGACTCACCCGGGAGGGCGCGCTGCGGTTCCTGCAGACCCAGGCGCTGCACCACGAACTGGACCTCCGGGAGGCCGCACTCAGCGTCGTGGTGCCCGGCGGCATCCGCGGCCCGGGGCAGCCTTCCGGGCTGCGGCAGGAAACGTACGACGGCGTCGCGGAACTCCCGCGGCCGTCGGCGGCGGGGCGCGACTTTCCAACCGGAACGTCGCCCCGCGAGGACGCTGCGGCGGGGACGGAACCCCCGCCCGCTGCGGAAGGGAGGACGGCATGA